A window of Hyperolius riggenbachi isolate aHypRig1 chromosome 1, aHypRig1.pri, whole genome shotgun sequence contains these coding sequences:
- the COQ2 gene encoding 4-hydroxybenzoate polyprenyltransferase, mitochondrial — protein sequence MALASLRMLQTLLSIDRTMYRPCTYNVYSAWVGYYHKNDFCKNTLRGSRWTHKNKLHNSFLRTWHPSMCHSTPLKTTTPVSKKHSFTAASAVQSMPESVQPYLRLMRLDKPIGTWLLYLPCTWSIALAADPGSLPDLSMLALFGTGAILMRGAGCTINDMWDKDFDKKVERTASRPIAAGDISQFQSLVFLGGQLSLGLCVLLCLNYYSIALGAASLSLVVTYPLMKRITYWPQLVLGLTFNWGALLGWSAIKGSCDWSVCLPLYVSGVMWTLIYDTIYAHQDKKDDVIVGVKSTALRFNEQTKSWLSGFSVAMLAGLTLTGVSCDQTFPYYAAVALIGGHLAHQIYTLDINNAEDCWKKFSANRTIGFLLFLGIVLGNLRKNKDTSATKDVYYQPS from the exons ATGGCTCTGGCATCTTTGAGAATGCTTCAGACACTGTTGTCCATCGATAGGACTATGTACAGACCATGTACCTATAATGTCTACAGTGCTTGGGTTGGCTACTATCATAAAAATGACTTCTGCAAAAACACCTTACGGGGTTCTAGATGGACTCACAAGAACAAGTTACACAACTCTTTTCTGAGAACTTGGCATCCTTCTATGTGTCACAGTACACCTCTGAAAACAACTACGCCTGTTTCTAAAAAGCATAGCTTTACTGCAGCTTCAGCGGTTCAGTCAATGCCAGAAAGTGTCCAGCCATACTTGCGGCTTATGAGACTGGATAAACCTATAG GCACTTGGTTGCTGTATCTCCCTTGCACATGGAGCATTGCACTAGCCGCAGATCCGGGGAGCCTCCCTGACCTTTCTATGCTAGCCTTGTTTGGCACAGGAGCCATATTGATGCGTGGAGCTGGCTGTACTATTAATGATATGTGGGACAAAGATTTTGACAAAAAG GTGGAAAGAACAGCAAGTCGCCCCATTGCTGCTGGTGACATCTCCCAGTTCCAGTCCTTGGTGTTCCTTGGAGGACAGCTTAGTTTGGGTTTGTGTGTACTTTTGTGCCTGAATTACTACAG CATTGCACTTGGAGCTGCATCTTTATCGCTGGTAGTTACATATCCACTAATGAAGAGGATCACATATTGGCCACAACTTGTATTAG gactgacttttaatTGGGGAGCCTTGTTGGGCTGGTCTGCTATAAAAGGATCATGTGATTGGTCAGTTTGTCTTCCTCTATATGTCTCCGGAGTCATGTGGACACTGATTTATGATACCATCTATGCCCATCAG GATAAGAAAGATGATGTGATTGTCGGGGTAAAGTCTACAGCACTGCGCTTTAATGAGCAGACCAAGTCCTGGCTTAGTGGATTTAGTGTGGCAATGCTGGCAGGACTGACGCTGACAGGAGTAAGCTGTGACCAGACATTTCCCTACTATGCTGCGGTAGCACTCATAGGAGGACATCTCGCTCATCAG ATTTATACTCTAGACATAAACAATGCTGAAGACTGTTGGAAAAAGTTCAGTGCAAATCGCACAATAGGTTTCTTACTTTTCCTTGGCATTGTGCTTGGAAACCTACGGAAAAATAAAGATACCAGTGCTACCAAAGATGTATACTATCAGCCATCATGA